The Papaver somniferum cultivar HN1 chromosome 3, ASM357369v1, whole genome shotgun sequence genome includes a region encoding these proteins:
- the LOC113360082 gene encoding uncharacterized protein LOC113360082: protein MKIIFWNITGLLRHKAKDKLRSLVNSNNPSLVWIVEPKMKTTNFHFKLPGMHHQIIHNSKDKSKGNIWIFWNCSLTAPYIIKVTSQSITVEIGDFNTFISIDEKRGGRHPNSNAINEFQECVDFCGLLQAPKSGLEFSWCNGRSGNKRILCNLDRALFDLKWLEKFNGWSYKVGTRGIFDHSHIIGSDVVIPKALNSPFRFQKMWLNFPDFIQVFGDVKETLRKAEEKVLEETLKSDNDPSNISLLNNLVTARGKCDIAAQNYNTFLREKARINWIQDGDVNSKFFHTRIKLRKAQNSISEIEDSSGNIITDQTGISNVLIDYVSNKFAHQDITVNDSFFEAAPEVINAEDNSFLECFPTEEDIKNATFNLNPDGAPGPDGFTGSFYRFSWEVLRIAKQFRPIGLSNFCFKIITKSITMRISKFLPKIDSPQQCAFVKNRNIHEHVMLASELVNEFSVKRRGGNLGLKLDISQAYDTMSWDQ, encoded by the exons ATGAAGATAATATTTTGGAATATTACAGGCCTTCTACGACATAAGGCCAAAGATAAATTGAGAAGTCTTGTTAATTCCAATAATCCTTCTCTGGTTTGGATTGTTGAAcccaaaatgaaaacaacaaattttcaTTTCAAGCTCCCAGGGATGCatcatcaaattattcataactCAAAAGATAAATCTAAAGGTAACATCTGGATTTTCTGGAATTGTTCTTTAACTGCTCCTTATATTATCAAAGTTACCAGTCAAAGTATTACAGTGGAAATTG GTGATTTTAATACTTTTATTTCTATTGATGAAAAAAGAGGTGGTAGACATCCCAATTCAAATGCAATAAATGAGTTTCAAGAATGTGTGGATTTTTGTGGTCTTCTTCAAGCTCCTAAAAGTGGTCTGGAATTCTCTTGGTGCAATGGTAGATCTGGAAACAAAAGGATCCTTTGTAATCTTGATAGAGCTCTTTTTGACTTAAAATGGTTAGAGAAATTTAATGGTTGGAGCTACAAGGTTGGAACTAGAGGAATCTTTGATCATAGCCATATTATTGGTTCAGATGTTGTCATTCCTAAAGCTCTAAACTCTCCTTTTAGATTTCAGAAAATGTGGTTGAATTTTCCTGATTTTATTCAA GTCTTTGGGGATGTTAAAGAAACTCTTAGGAAAGCTGAAGAAAAGGTGTTAGAAGAAACTTTGAAATCAGATAATGATCCTTCTAATATTAGCCTTTTAAACAACTTGGTTACTGCTAGAGGGAAATGTGATATTGCTGCTCAAAATTACAACACTTTTCTAAGAGAGAAAGCAAGAATAaactggattcaagatggtgatgtTAATTCTAAATTCTTCCATACAAGGATTAAACTAAGAAAAGCTCAAAATTCCATTTCTGAAATTGAAGACTCATCTGGTAACATTATCACTGATCAAACTGGTATTTCCAATGTTCTCATTGATTATGTTAGCAACAAATTTGCTCATCAAGATATTACTGTAAATGACTCTTTCTTTGAAGCTGCTCCAGAAGTTATTAATGCTGAAGATAATTCCTTCTTAGAATGTTTTCCCACTGAAGAAGACATCAAGAATGCTACTTTTAATCTAAACCCAGATGGTGCTCCTGGACCAGATGGATTTACTGGTTCCTTCTACAGATTTTCTTGGGAG GTGTTAAGAATAGCTAAGCAATTTAGGCCTATTGGCCTTAGTAACTTCTGCTTTAAAATAATCACCAAAAGTATTACCATGAGGATCAGCAAATTCCTTCCAAAGATTGATTCCCCTCAGCAATGTGCTTTTGTTAAAAATAGGAACATTCATGAACATGTGATGCTTGCTTCTGAGCTTGTCAATGAATTTTCAGTAAAAAGAAGAGGAGGTAACTTGGGACTTAAATTAGACATTTCTCAAGCTTATGATACTATGAGTTGGGATCAATAA